From the genome of Sphingobacterium kitahiroshimense, one region includes:
- a CDS encoding OsmC family protein encodes MLNNVNLEALGNYVEVITNKPAEAIAALGVTATWKGGVNTEITTHSKKIGSAFVEKQFKYQIGEPTELLGDNLNPNPQDYILGGLAGCMMVGFVAGATNKGIKLDSVNLTIVGNLDLRGFLEVDPNVSVGFKELQFNFEVTGSGTEEEYAAIAEHVRKVSPGYRTIAEPVKISINKSLNAVM; translated from the coding sequence ATGTTAAACAATGTAAATTTAGAAGCATTAGGAAATTATGTAGAAGTAATTACTAACAAACCTGCTGAAGCAATTGCAGCATTAGGTGTAACCGCAACCTGGAAAGGTGGTGTAAATACTGAAATTACCACTCATAGTAAAAAGATAGGAAGCGCTTTCGTAGAAAAACAATTCAAATATCAGATCGGGGAGCCTACAGAATTGTTGGGAGACAACCTGAATCCGAATCCTCAAGATTATATTTTAGGCGGTTTAGCCGGCTGTATGATGGTGGGTTTTGTGGCAGGAGCTACCAATAAAGGGATCAAGCTTGACAGTGTTAACTTAACTATTGTAGGTAACCTTGATCTCCGTGGATTTTTGGAAGTTGACCCGAATGTTTCAGTTGGATTTAAAGAACTTCAATTCAATTTTGAAGTTACCGGTAGCGGAACCGAAGAGGAGTATGCTGCTATTGCGGAACATGTACGTAAAGTATCTCCGGGTTACAGAACTATCGCAGAACCCGTAAAAATCAGTATCAATAAGAGCTTAAATGCTGTGATGTAG
- a CDS encoding thioredoxin family protein, protein MDLANKIESEQLTMVNFHATWCPPCVAMKPNLDEVVAEFDDVIHYERVDIDKYPDLATLFEIRSVPTTMLFKNGEMKWRHSGIVPAHELGQLVKDNL, encoded by the coding sequence ATGGATTTAGCAAATAAAATAGAATCGGAACAATTGACCATGGTTAATTTTCATGCGACTTGGTGTCCTCCATGTGTGGCCATGAAGCCAAATTTAGATGAAGTGGTTGCGGAATTTGATGATGTTATTCATTATGAACGTGTGGATATCGATAAATATCCAGATTTAGCAACTCTATTTGAAATCAGAAGTGTACCAACTACGATGCTTTTCAAAAATGGAGAAATGAAATGGAGACATTCCGGTATCGTACCTGCTCATGAACTAGGTCAGTTGGTAAAAGATAATCTTTAA
- a CDS encoding SusC/RagA family TonB-linked outer membrane protein, which translates to MQKTCNRDSYVLYQRKFTVLNLELYFGLPSKTNQKINTLKSSILQIENVRHDYALQEHNQLTVSHIKTHWKLALCILLSPMLHAFNLLLCLLKAIKVIAISCIMIIAVFHSLCLSAQTPRKDSGVNGQVKYELTGGVVSSNDGTPLQGVSVRVEAENLQIKTSKDGKFQLTVHHKSGKIRFSSIGFKSQQVYYTAGVLITVRLIPEDHKLEEVEVVSTGYQKIPKERATGSFEFVDNKLFNRKVSTDFISRLEDVVPGISSIKVSSANRENLLNVNIRGVSTLNSDKWPLVVVDGVPFETRNSDLGIGLFNTINPNDIENITVLKDAAAASIWGSQSGNGVIVITTKKGKFKQYSQLDFNANISVKAKPNLYYYPQISTSDYIDAQQFIYDKGRYNGEFNAWNYNPQPAVWLMEQKRTGEISESQFDIEIGKMKGIDLRDDFLKYIYRNSVNQQYNLQLQSGSENVNTLFSMGYDKNLKNVITSAYKRLNIMSNTQVKPIKNMLLDIGLKYTESKNVEALFPVEYNRLGKGVQNYPYMQLADQYGNPIAMNISGLNPVFIDTVAGGRLLDWSYTPLNELNESKKTQMVREFVARVSASYKLDFGLNLKVQYAYQRSSNPMEEWQSIRTYQMRDQINFHTVWDDKTLHYNLPKGDYKGIVGLNSYSHQGRFTADWNKKWNDRHELILMAGGEILKKGRDITLSQYYGYDPESGSFKSVQFGREVPYLNGKSGVTNLIDRNVYESSQNNFVSYFSNLSYTYWDRYILSGSFRKDASNLFGVKSNDRGQPFWSIGGAWILSKEKYLQKSPFDYLKFRATFGYNGNVNNSVSAYPVITIESEAHYLTNQNYGVIMTPPNPSLRWERVGITNLGLDFALKRNIISGSVEYYVKNAKDLIAPDRIDPSTGFTNLMVNSANIRTKGWDIGLNATLLKTGHFELNSNFVFSYARTKVLKSYVQKEIGQDYVSVSQGQRITPFVGMDLNSLLTYKWAGLDAETGEPQVYLNGERSKDYSSVLAQNVNDLENHGSSVPLYTGSWRNSIRYKALELSFNISYQLGHKFLRSSFDNSLFLSSNIGHKDYALRWQKPGDELTTDVPAFSYPATLGSQVYMRSSALLENGGQIKLRDIQFSVSLPFTSGLKLKNCSIYGYIQNVCTVWRANKRGIDSEYGINIPDPLMSSLGFRFNL; encoded by the coding sequence ATGCAAAAAACTTGCAATAGGGATAGCTATGTGCTGTACCAAAGGAAATTTACTGTCCTAAATCTTGAGTTATATTTTGGTCTTCCATCAAAAACAAACCAAAAAATAAACACATTGAAAAGTTCTATACTACAAATTGAAAACGTTAGACATGATTACGCTTTACAAGAGCATAATCAACTTACGGTTTCACATATAAAAACACATTGGAAGCTAGCGCTATGTATCCTGCTTTCTCCAATGCTGCATGCCTTTAATCTACTGTTATGTTTATTAAAGGCTATTAAAGTAATTGCGATATCCTGTATCATGATTATCGCAGTATTTCATAGTTTATGTTTATCAGCTCAGACACCCCGCAAGGACAGCGGGGTGAATGGGCAGGTAAAATATGAACTTACTGGTGGAGTTGTCTCTTCCAACGATGGTACACCACTACAAGGAGTGTCAGTCCGAGTCGAAGCCGAGAACTTACAGATTAAAACTTCCAAAGATGGAAAGTTTCAATTGACGGTCCATCATAAAAGTGGAAAGATCAGATTCTCATCTATCGGCTTTAAAAGCCAACAAGTTTATTATACCGCAGGAGTATTAATCACTGTGAGATTGATACCTGAAGATCATAAACTAGAAGAAGTGGAGGTGGTATCTACCGGGTATCAGAAAATACCGAAAGAAAGAGCAACCGGTTCTTTTGAATTTGTCGACAATAAACTTTTTAACAGGAAGGTATCGACAGATTTTATAAGTAGGCTGGAGGATGTAGTGCCGGGGATATCATCAATTAAGGTTTCATCAGCTAATAGAGAAAATCTATTGAATGTTAATATTCGTGGGGTTAGCACTTTAAATTCAGATAAATGGCCCTTGGTTGTTGTTGATGGTGTACCGTTTGAAACAAGAAATTCTGATCTAGGGATTGGTCTTTTTAACACTATAAATCCTAATGATATAGAAAATATTACTGTGTTGAAAGATGCCGCTGCAGCATCAATATGGGGTTCCCAATCGGGTAATGGCGTGATTGTGATTACCACTAAGAAAGGCAAGTTTAAACAATATAGTCAATTAGATTTTAATGCCAATATCAGTGTTAAGGCTAAACCTAACCTATATTATTATCCTCAGATAAGTACATCCGATTACATTGATGCCCAGCAATTTATCTATGATAAGGGGAGATACAATGGGGAGTTTAATGCCTGGAATTATAATCCTCAACCTGCTGTATGGCTGATGGAACAAAAACGTACTGGTGAAATATCTGAATCACAGTTTGATATAGAAATAGGGAAAATGAAAGGTATTGATTTAAGAGATGACTTTTTGAAATACATCTATCGTAATAGCGTAAATCAACAGTACAATTTACAATTGCAGTCAGGAAGTGAAAATGTAAATACTCTTTTTTCAATGGGCTATGATAAAAATTTAAAAAATGTCATCACGTCAGCATATAAACGGCTTAATATAATGTCAAATACCCAAGTAAAGCCAATTAAGAATATGTTACTGGATATTGGTCTAAAATATACGGAATCAAAAAATGTGGAGGCTTTATTCCCAGTGGAATATAATCGTTTAGGAAAAGGAGTACAAAATTATCCATACATGCAACTGGCTGATCAATATGGTAATCCAATAGCTATGAATATTAGCGGATTAAATCCTGTTTTTATAGATACTGTTGCAGGTGGTCGTTTGTTAGATTGGTCATATACTCCACTAAATGAATTAAATGAATCTAAGAAAACCCAAATGGTTCGAGAGTTTGTTGCACGGGTAAGTGCTTCATATAAGTTGGATTTTGGTCTGAATTTAAAGGTGCAATATGCTTATCAGCGATCATCTAACCCCATGGAAGAATGGCAGAGTATAAGAACATATCAGATGCGTGATCAAATTAATTTTCATACAGTGTGGGATGACAAAACTCTTCATTATAATTTACCTAAAGGAGACTATAAGGGTATAGTAGGTTTAAATAGCTATTCCCATCAAGGAAGATTTACTGCAGACTGGAATAAGAAATGGAATGATAGACATGAGTTAATTCTTATGGCGGGAGGTGAGATTTTAAAGAAAGGCAGAGATATCACTTTATCCCAATACTATGGCTATGATCCTGAATCTGGAAGTTTTAAATCTGTTCAGTTTGGTCGTGAAGTTCCCTATTTGAATGGAAAAAGTGGTGTGACAAATTTAATAGATAGAAATGTGTATGAATCATCACAAAATAACTTTGTATCCTATTTTTCTAATCTCAGCTATACTTATTGGGACCGGTATATATTAAGCGGAAGTTTTAGAAAAGATGCCTCCAATTTGTTTGGCGTTAAAAGTAATGATCGGGGACAACCGTTTTGGTCAATTGGTGGAGCTTGGATTCTTTCAAAAGAGAAGTATTTGCAGAAAAGTCCGTTTGATTATCTGAAATTTCGTGCAACATTTGGCTATAATGGCAATGTAAACAATTCAGTATCTGCATATCCTGTTATTACCATAGAAAGTGAAGCGCACTATTTAACCAATCAAAACTATGGTGTGATTATGACTCCTCCTAATCCTAGCTTACGTTGGGAGCGAGTTGGGATTACGAATTTGGGACTTGATTTTGCTTTAAAGCGAAATATTATTTCAGGTAGCGTTGAATATTATGTGAAAAATGCGAAGGATCTAATAGCACCCGATCGTATTGATCCAAGTACTGGATTTACAAATCTCATGGTAAATAGTGCCAATATCCGGACTAAAGGTTGGGATATTGGATTAAATGCTACCCTTCTTAAAACCGGTCATTTCGAATTAAATAGCAACTTCGTATTTTCATATGCCCGAACAAAGGTTTTGAAATCTTATGTGCAAAAGGAAATTGGTCAAGATTATGTTAGTGTGTCACAGGGCCAACGGATAACTCCTTTTGTAGGGATGGATCTAAATAGTTTGCTTACCTACAAATGGGCTGGTTTAGATGCTGAAACAGGGGAGCCTCAAGTATATCTGAATGGCGAAAGGTCAAAAGATTATTCCTCGGTTTTGGCGCAAAATGTCAATGATCTTGAAAATCACGGGTCATCTGTTCCGCTATATACTGGAAGCTGGCGCAACAGTATCCGGTATAAAGCTCTTGAACTGTCTTTTAATATTTCCTATCAGTTGGGACATAAATTTTTAAGGAGCTCGTTTGATAATAGTCTATTCTTAAGTAGCAATATCGGTCATAAGGATTACGCTTTGCGTTGGCAAAAGCCAGGGGATGAGCTAACAACTGATGTTCCCGCTTTTAGCTATCCAGCGACATTAGGAAGTCAAGTTTATATGCGCTCATCTGCTCTGTTAGAGAATGGTGGACAAATCAAGCTCCGTGATATCCAGTTTAGTGTCAGTTTACCTTTTACTTCTGGTCTGAAATTGAAAAATTGTTCTATTTATGGTTACATACAAAATGTTTGTACAGTTTGGAGAGCAAATAAACGGGGTATCGATAGTGAATACGGCATCAATATACCTGACCCCTTAATGTCTTCACTTGGGTTTAGATTTAATCTTTAA
- a CDS encoding RagB/SusD family nutrient uptake outer membrane protein, which produces MKIYQFIFSISVMLLFGSCNNFLDVKPDVKMVIPKSLTDAELLLNDYNTMNAGYPIFGEWSADEYYITPETFDGKLNIDQRNAYTWKDANYDETAQWQRPYKTIFNANQVLEIINKLGFEGKSEKATNLSGIAHFYRAFAFHQLVEVYAPTYQKETATTEMGIPLRLVPGIDETSTRASLQQSYDQIIQDYNIAAHKLPISESIKGRPFRASAYAGLARTYLVMRNYQQAYKYADSCLQLQAELMDFSKLNQTETLPINRFNVEVLFAAISVTSGPMHLNNGLVDSILYRSYSTYDIRKYIFFRKNTYPLDSYSYKGSYDKSMANLFVGLTTSEIYLIKAEAACQIGQIEEARQLLNSLLENRIDKSHFVAITENNPNALLHLILQERKKELLFRGRRWSDLKRLNLDPRFQKTLKRVVNNIEYLLEPNSRKYAFRLPQSVVLVGKLPQNIR; this is translated from the coding sequence ATGAAGATCTATCAATTTATTTTTAGCATATCTGTTATGCTACTATTTGGAAGCTGCAATAACTTTCTTGATGTTAAACCTGATGTTAAAATGGTCATCCCTAAAAGTTTGACAGATGCTGAGCTCTTACTGAATGACTATAATACAATGAATGCCGGTTATCCAATATTTGGGGAATGGTCTGCAGACGAGTATTATATAACTCCAGAGACTTTTGACGGCAAACTGAATATTGACCAACGTAATGCATATACCTGGAAAGATGCAAATTATGATGAAACGGCACAATGGCAAAGACCGTATAAAACTATTTTTAATGCTAATCAAGTGTTGGAAATTATAAACAAATTAGGTTTCGAGGGAAAAAGTGAAAAAGCGACAAATCTTTCAGGTATAGCTCATTTCTATCGAGCTTTTGCATTTCATCAATTAGTGGAGGTATACGCACCGACTTATCAAAAGGAGACAGCTACCACAGAAATGGGAATTCCACTAAGATTGGTTCCTGGTATTGATGAAACGTCTACGCGTGCTTCGTTACAACAAAGTTATGATCAAATAATCCAAGATTATAACATTGCAGCACACAAATTACCAATCAGCGAATCGATTAAGGGTAGACCTTTTCGGGCATCGGCATATGCCGGTTTAGCGAGAACATATTTAGTAATGCGCAACTATCAGCAAGCATATAAATATGCAGATTCCTGTTTGCAATTGCAGGCAGAACTCATGGACTTTAGTAAACTGAATCAAACAGAAACGTTACCGATTAACCGGTTTAATGTGGAGGTCCTATTTGCCGCAATCTCAGTAACTTCCGGTCCAATGCATCTGAATAATGGTTTGGTTGATTCCATTCTATATAGGAGTTACTCGACTTATGACATAAGGAAGTATATCTTCTTTCGTAAAAATACTTATCCCTTGGATTCTTATAGTTATAAAGGTAGTTACGATAAATCGATGGCTAATTTATTCGTTGGTTTAACGACAAGTGAAATCTATTTAATTAAAGCCGAAGCAGCTTGTCAGATTGGACAAATAGAAGAGGCAAGACAGTTGCTAAACTCTCTGCTTGAGAATAGAATCGATAAAAGTCATTTTGTAGCAATTACAGAAAATAATCCGAATGCACTTTTGCATCTGATACTTCAAGAAAGAAAAAAGGAATTATTATTTCGAGGCCGTAGATGGTCTGACTTAAAAAGGTTAAACCTAGATCCGAGATTTCAAAAAACATTAAAAAGAGTAGTGAATAATATAGAATATCTACTTGAACCGAATAGCCGTAAATATGCTTTTCGACTACCTCAATCAGTAGTTCTCGTAGGAAAACTACCGCAAAATATCCGTTAA
- a CDS encoding SDR family NAD(P)-dependent oxidoreductase, which translates to MEQALIVGGSTGIGKSTAELLIGRGVEVALVGRSVDSLNKAKAELEAKGGQVKIYSVDLSDMDAVVDFNGNLKNELPNLKYLVNGAGHYNPISFFDHTEKDYDSFQTYTKAFFFITQAAALIMKENKSGSIVNIGAALMHHALKAGPASAYMVGKAGLVALTKQLAIELAEFNIRVNSVNPGFVVTPIFKTFMPEDKIAENLASFDAYHPLGGVGQPEDVAKTIDFLLSDQTSWVTGATWTVDGGLLAGQN; encoded by the coding sequence ATGGAACAAGCATTAATCGTAGGTGGTTCAACCGGAATAGGTAAATCCACAGCAGAATTATTAATTGGAAGAGGAGTAGAAGTTGCACTAGTAGGAAGAAGTGTCGATAGCTTGAATAAAGCTAAAGCAGAATTAGAAGCAAAAGGCGGTCAGGTGAAAATTTACTCGGTAGATCTTTCCGATATGGATGCTGTGGTTGACTTTAACGGAAACCTAAAAAATGAATTGCCAAATTTAAAGTACTTGGTTAATGGGGCTGGGCATTATAACCCAATTTCATTTTTTGATCATACAGAGAAAGACTATGATAGTTTTCAAACCTATACCAAAGCTTTCTTTTTCATTACACAAGCAGCAGCTTTAATTATGAAAGAAAATAAAAGTGGATCAATTGTAAATATTGGAGCGGCATTGATGCATCACGCACTTAAAGCAGGGCCGGCATCAGCCTATATGGTAGGAAAAGCCGGATTGGTAGCACTTACAAAACAACTGGCAATAGAATTAGCGGAATTTAACATCAGAGTCAATTCTGTCAACCCAGGATTTGTGGTTACCCCGATATTCAAGACATTTATGCCAGAAGATAAGATAGCTGAAAATCTAGCTTCATTTGATGCATACCATCCATTAGGAGGTGTTGGTCAACCGGAAGATGTTGCGAAGACAATTGACTTTTTACTTTCAGACCAAACAAGCTGGGTTACTGGAGCAACTTGGACTGTTGACGGAGGATTATTAGCAGGTCAAAACTAA
- a CDS encoding OsmC family protein: MSQIIATTYEGKYHSSTKSPLSTDPIQVDLKFGPIDLLMGSYASCMLGTVDFYARKKDFEVNGSRSELSYEMAAEGGQVGTINVKLFFDKDYTAEQKELIENSAKNLCHVGNSLNPAIIKNYEFTYGA; this comes from the coding sequence ATGTCACAAATAATAGCAACTACCTACGAAGGTAAATATCATTCAAGCACAAAATCACCATTAAGCACTGATCCAATCCAAGTCGATTTAAAATTTGGTCCTATTGATCTTCTTATGGGTTCATATGCAAGCTGTATGCTTGGAACAGTAGATTTTTATGCCAGAAAAAAAGATTTCGAAGTAAACGGCTCTAGAAGCGAGTTATCTTATGAAATGGCCGCAGAAGGAGGACAAGTAGGAACGATCAACGTGAAGTTGTTCTTTGATAAAGACTATACAGCAGAACAAAAGGAATTGATTGAAAATTCAGCAAAGAATCTATGTCACGTTGGCAACAGTCTTAATCCTGCAATTATAAAAAACTATGAATTTACTTACGGAGCTTAA
- a CDS encoding LLM class flavin-dependent oxidoreductase — protein MIPISLLELAFIGEDSNARSTFEKTKELARLVDTLGYKRLWLAEHHNMAHVASTATSVLIGHLAGHTQNIRVGSGGIMLPNHSPLIVAEQFGTLAQLYPDRIDLGLGRAPGSDIQTALAIQKDFFEQSQRFPQNVEALEMYFSHKNPYAKVRAFIAEDTHVPIWILGSSTESAALAASKGLPYAFAGHFAPRQMLDAFALYHQNFKPSELLKQPYTIAAINATAADTDQKAERLSTSLHLMFQSLAQNAGKFLQPPVNSLPELLDSMSEQVRLQVKQRTACSFVGSKEKIRDELKDFIAQTGVDELMIHSPIYDHQEKLKSMMIMKEVMDDLNR, from the coding sequence ATGATCCCTATATCATTATTAGAGTTAGCGTTTATTGGAGAAGATAGCAATGCTCGTTCTACATTCGAAAAAACAAAAGAACTGGCCCGATTGGTCGATACTTTAGGATATAAACGTCTCTGGTTAGCCGAGCACCATAATATGGCTCATGTTGCCAGTACTGCAACATCAGTTTTGATTGGACATCTTGCTGGTCATACGCAAAACATACGTGTAGGATCGGGAGGTATTATGTTGCCAAACCATTCACCTCTGATTGTCGCCGAGCAATTTGGAACCTTAGCACAACTTTATCCCGATCGGATTGATCTGGGGTTGGGCAGAGCACCCGGAAGTGATATTCAAACTGCTTTGGCAATCCAGAAGGATTTTTTCGAGCAATCTCAGCGATTTCCTCAGAATGTGGAAGCACTTGAAATGTATTTTTCCCATAAGAATCCATACGCCAAGGTGCGTGCTTTTATAGCCGAAGATACACATGTTCCGATCTGGATCTTAGGATCGAGTACAGAAAGTGCAGCTTTAGCCGCATCCAAAGGATTACCCTATGCTTTTGCCGGTCATTTTGCTCCTAGACAGATGTTGGATGCATTTGCTCTGTACCATCAAAATTTTAAACCTTCTGAATTACTGAAACAGCCTTATACGATCGCCGCTATAAATGCTACAGCTGCAGATACGGATCAGAAAGCAGAGAGGCTGTCAACAAGTTTGCATCTGATGTTTCAAAGTTTAGCACAAAATGCAGGAAAGTTTTTACAACCGCCAGTAAATTCCTTGCCGGAGCTATTAGATAGCATGTCTGAGCAGGTACGGTTACAAGTAAAGCAAAGGACAGCCTGTTCTTTTGTGGGAAGTAAAGAGAAAATTAGAGACGAATTAAAGGATTTTATAGCGCAAACAGGTGTGGACGAATTGATGATCCATTCACCTATCTATGACCATCAGGAAAAATTAAAAAGTATGATGATCATGAAAGAAGTAATGGATGATTTAAATCGTTGA
- a CDS encoding FMN-dependent NADH-azoreductase: MKRLLHIISSPRKENSKSGAIAQEFMEQYKLLNPDAVIDELNLWDLSIPTFDGDKAVAKMTFFGEGTLNEELKTSWDKVVEVTERFSSADEYLITVPMWNGGIPWVLKHYIDTISQPGLTFGFGEDGYFPLLKDKKACVIYTSGVYGAGVPIELGLDFQSTYFNWWLGLVGITEVHSVKFLGNLVNPDTEKEFSNALESASRIADEFFSQ; encoded by the coding sequence ATGAAAAGACTACTGCACATCATCAGCTCACCGAGAAAGGAAAATTCTAAATCAGGGGCCATCGCTCAGGAATTTATGGAACAGTATAAACTGTTGAATCCGGATGCTGTTATAGATGAACTGAATCTGTGGGACTTAAGCATTCCCACTTTTGACGGGGACAAAGCTGTGGCCAAGATGACTTTCTTCGGTGAAGGTACATTAAATGAGGAATTAAAAACATCTTGGGATAAAGTTGTGGAGGTAACAGAACGGTTTTCCTCAGCAGATGAATACCTGATCACTGTTCCGATGTGGAATGGAGGTATTCCATGGGTATTGAAACACTATATCGACACCATCTCACAGCCGGGTTTGACCTTTGGCTTTGGAGAGGACGGTTACTTTCCCTTATTGAAAGATAAGAAGGCTTGTGTTATTTATACCTCAGGTGTGTATGGTGCGGGTGTACCGATTGAGCTAGGGCTTGATTTCCAGTCTACTTATTTCAATTGGTGGTTAGGACTTGTTGGAATTACTGAAGTTCATTCCGTTAAATTTTTAGGAAATCTAGTGAATCCCGATACTGAAAAGGAGTTTTCTAATGCCTTGGAGTCTGCTAGCCGTATTGCTGATGAATTTTTTTCACAATAG
- a CDS encoding DsbA family oxidoreductase: MKIQVWSDIMCPFCYIAKKNFEQALAGSSFKDEVEVEWKSFQLDPTLKESSGTLSISEYMMNRKGFSKAHLDQFLNQLKEMGKNAGVTFNYDQAIAADTFPAHKLLHLAKEHGKADEMEEALFKAHFVDGKNIADVEFLVSFAEELGLDPSKARKVLAEDEYNYEVKQDIMEAQNLGITGVPYYLLDGKYAVSGAQPVELFAKALAQTYQESIVDLSEESGDNMCGIDGCSI; this comes from the coding sequence ATGAAAATACAGGTATGGTCGGACATCATGTGTCCTTTTTGCTACATCGCTAAGAAAAATTTTGAGCAAGCGTTAGCAGGTTCTTCATTCAAAGATGAAGTGGAAGTAGAATGGAAAAGTTTCCAGTTGGATCCTACTTTAAAAGAAAGCTCTGGAACTTTGAGTATCAGTGAGTATATGATGAATCGTAAAGGTTTTTCTAAAGCTCACCTTGATCAGTTTTTGAATCAATTAAAAGAAATGGGTAAAAATGCCGGTGTGACTTTTAATTACGATCAGGCCATTGCTGCCGATACTTTTCCTGCTCATAAGTTATTGCATTTGGCAAAAGAACATGGTAAAGCCGATGAGATGGAGGAGGCTTTGTTTAAAGCTCACTTTGTTGACGGAAAAAATATTGCGGATGTTGAATTTTTGGTATCCTTTGCGGAGGAGCTGGGCTTAGATCCTTCAAAAGCCCGAAAAGTATTAGCTGAAGATGAGTACAACTATGAAGTGAAACAGGATATCATGGAAGCACAAAATCTAGGAATAACAGGTGTACCTTATTACCTTCTAGATGGTAAATATGCTGTTTCAGGAGCGCAGCCTGTGGAACTTTTTGCTAAGGCCCTTGCACAGACCTACCAAGAAAGCATTGTTGATCTGTCAGAAGAATCTGGAGATAATATGTGTGGAATTGATGGATGTAGCATCTAA
- a CDS encoding helix-turn-helix domain-containing protein: MEKQEKEAINEYHLHADFPGKMQFEVQSLQDLIEDHQEDIVKPHIHSFYQVIWFKSGTGKHFVDFNEYDVSENTIFFIAKNQVHAFDNNPDYEGFVIHFAEDFLVQKEDDVDFFLKCSMFNNAYQIPSCCVGSGNEYKLDEYIVQMQTELKEQDKYGQEELLRLYLKAFLIQVQRRKYQLEELNKGHAPFIVDEKRTQLIHFVNLIEENYTKGLPASKYAEMLFVSLRTLSNLTLQLLNKKPSEMIHERIVLEAKRLLLHSKLNVNQIADKIGFEDSSYFIRYFKKYTNQSPTSFRKSFQ; this comes from the coding sequence ATGGAAAAGCAGGAAAAGGAAGCGATCAACGAATATCATTTACATGCTGATTTTCCAGGTAAAATGCAGTTTGAGGTCCAGTCTTTACAAGATTTGATAGAAGATCATCAGGAAGATATTGTCAAACCCCATATCCACAGTTTTTATCAGGTTATCTGGTTCAAGTCAGGTACTGGGAAGCATTTTGTTGATTTCAATGAATACGATGTATCAGAAAATACGATATTCTTTATTGCTAAAAACCAGGTTCATGCTTTTGATAATAATCCAGATTACGAAGGATTTGTTATTCATTTCGCAGAGGATTTTTTGGTTCAAAAGGAAGATGATGTTGATTTTTTTCTCAAGTGTAGTATGTTCAATAATGCCTATCAAATTCCTTCTTGTTGTGTAGGCAGCGGAAACGAATATAAACTGGATGAGTATATCGTCCAAATGCAGACTGAACTTAAAGAACAGGATAAATATGGTCAGGAAGAATTGCTCAGACTTTATCTTAAAGCATTTTTAATTCAGGTTCAGCGTCGTAAATACCAACTTGAAGAACTAAATAAGGGCCATGCACCGTTTATTGTGGACGAAAAACGTACCCAATTGATCCACTTTGTCAATCTGATTGAAGAGAACTACACCAAAGGACTTCCTGCATCTAAATATGCGGAAATGCTATTTGTTTCCCTCAGAACTCTCTCAAATCTTACTTTGCAGCTGCTCAATAAAAAACCATCTGAAATGATCCATGAAAGGATTGTACTGGAAGCAAAAAGATTATTACTACATTCAAAACTAAATGTGAATCAGATCGCAGATAAAATCGGTTTCGAAGACTCATCTTACTTTATCAGATATTTTAAGAAATATACCAATCAGTCACCAACATCTTTTAGAAAATCCTTTCAATAG